In a genomic window of Zingiber officinale cultivar Zhangliang chromosome 9B, Zo_v1.1, whole genome shotgun sequence:
- the LOC122025217 gene encoding signal peptide peptidase-like 2, with translation MARCCAPSGGLSSIRFPFLVAIVVFFLASSSLIFVRAEDEISHDDDDSPRFPGCDNKFQLVKIMSWLNGTEGTTIVGLSAKFGATVPRLASDAKINSVVLADPLNSCANLSSKITNSVYLAKRGDCTFTTKAKFAQLGGAAGLLVINDDEELYKMVCTENDTSLNLTIPVVMIPKSAGVYLKDSLTSGQTVEVLLYSPNRPVVDLSAAFLLLMAVGTIICASLWSEFIVGEHIDDHYNQLTRKDQHNAAAENREDSETEILEINAKGAIVFVIVASVFLLLLFYFMSSWFVWLLIVLFCIGGIEGMHVCLGGLISRFCKCYGQKTVNLPIIGEVQVLSIAVVPFCAAFAIFWAVKQHASYAWIGQDILGICLMITVLQVVRLPNIKVATALLSCAFVYDIFWVFISPLIFHESVMIAVARGDNSGGEAIPMLLRIPRFFDPWGGYDMIGFGDILFPGLLVAFSYRYDRSKKKGIWNGYFLWMIIGYAFGLFLTYLALYLMDGYGQPALLYLVPCTLGLAIIFGWSRGELNDLWNYSKPQANNNSIEAC, from the exons ATGGCGCGATGCTGTGCTCCTTCTGGCGGTTTATCGTCGATCCGTTTCCCCTTTCTTGTGGCCATCGTCGTCTTCTTCCTCGCTTCCTCTTCGCTTATCTTTGTCAGGGCGGAGGACGAGATCTCTCACGACGACGATGATAGCCCCCGATTCCCCGGCTGTGACAACAAATTCCAACTG GTAAAAATCATGAGCTGGTTGAATGGGACTGAAGGCACGACCATCGTGGGACTAAGTGCCAAATTTGGCGCCACAGTTCCACGCTTAGCTTCTGATGCTAAAATAAACTCTGTTGTTCTTGCTGATCCACTCAACTCATGTGCCAATTTGTCCTCCAAG ATAACTAATTCTGTTTACTTGGCTAAGCGTGGTGATTGTACATTCACTACTAAAGCAAAATTTGCACAATTAGGAGGTGCAGCAGGTTTATTGGTCATTAATGATGACGAAG AGCTATACAAGATGGTATGCACAGAAAATGATACCTCTCTTAATCTGACGATACCTGTTGTAATGATACCCAAGTCTGCAGGGGTTTACCTGAAAGACTCATTGACTAGTGGACAGACAG TTGAAGTTCTTTTATATTCACCAAATAGACCAGTGGTGGATCTCTCGGCAGCCTTTTTATTGTTAATGGCTGTTGGTACCATAATTTGTGCTTCACTGTGGTCAGAGTTCATTGTTGGCGAGCACATTGATGACCACTATAATCAATTGACCAGGAAG GATCAGCACAATGCTGCTGCAGAAAACAGGGAGGACTCTGAGACAGAAATTCTTGAGATAAATGCAAAGGGAGCAATTGTTTTTGTTATAGTTGCATCAGTCTTCCTCTTGCTTCTTTTTTATTTCATGTCTTCTTGGTTTGTTTGGCTGTTGATCGTGCTATTCTGTATCGGTGGTATCGAG GGCATGCATGTTTGCTTAGGAGGCCTCATATCAAG GTTTTGTAAATGCTATGGGCAGAAGACAGTAAATCTTCCCATAATTGGGGAAGTACAGGTCCTTTCAATTGCAGTTGTGCCATTTTGCGCTGCCTTTGCCATTTTTTGGGCTGTGAAACAGCATGCTTCATATGCCTGGATTGGACAAGATATTCTT GGCATCTGTCTGATGATTACAGTTCTGCAGGTGGTccggttgccaaacatcaaa GTTGCTACAGCACTACTTAGTTGTGCTTTTGTATATGACATATTCTGGGTTTTTATATCGCCCCTTATATTCCATGAAAGCGTCATGATTGCA GTAGCTCGTGGTGACAATAGTGGTGGTGAAGCAATTCCAATGCTTTTGAGAATCCCACGCTTTTTTGATCCTTGGGGTGGCTATGATATGATCGGTTTTGGGGACATTCTTTTTCCTGGTCTCCTAGTTGCATTTAGTTATAG GTATGATAGATCAAAGAAAAAGGGCATCTGGAATGGTTATTTTCTTTGGATGATAATCGGATATGCTTTTG GTCTCTTCCTCACATATCTAGCTTTGTACCTGATGGATGGGTATGGCCAACCAGCCTTGTTATATTTGGTTCCTTGTACTTTAG